The genomic DNA GAAGGCTTCCTGGAAGATTGCGGTCGTGGCATAACCGGGCAACTCGTGAGTGACAAACTGAAGCGTAATCAGGTCAAAGGCGCGATCGGGCAGGTCGGTTGCTTCAGCGTTGGCATGAATCCACTGGGCAATTTCCTGCTGGGTGTCTCGATGCTGTGCCACCGTTAGCATATAGGGCGAGAGATCCAGACCGATCGTGCGAACTGGGGCTTCCTGTCGGCTCTGATAAAAACGATGCAGTGCCAGGGTCGAGATCCCAACGGAGCAGCCGATGTCGAGAATATCCTGCACGGGGTCGGTGATGTACTGTGCCAGGACTTGATGGAAGCTGCTGCGAAGTCGTTCCTGGGCGGCTTGCCAGGTGAGCGGCTCATCTTTCCAGACTCGTAGCGCCATAGCATGGGTCGCGGGTTCTGCTTCAAACGCCGCCTGCCAGCAAAGGTTGCCCTGCTCATAGGCATGAAACGGCACCTGATAATAGTCGGGATAGCAGACTGCCGCGTTCGTTACCCGATCGATTTGCTGTTGAATCCCCGATGCTTCCAGTTCCTCATAGCGTTTGCGCCAGGGAACACCGTTTTTCTCGGCTGTTTTAATCAGCACCTGCCTCGCCTGCTGTTTCATCAGCGCATAAATAGGCTTTGTCCCAATCAGTAGATTGACACAGTGGGAGAGCAGGTCATCTCCTGCCCAGGCAGGTTTACTTTGAAGGGTCATGGCACAAGCGCGAAAACAGAATATTCCCTATTTTAGGTTGTTGATCGCTCAGAGATATCTCCCCAGCAGTTTTTCCCTGCGGCAGGGATGTGACGATCGCGATGACCTCCTTGGTGGAAAAGCCCAGTTTTCTAACCGCCCCAAAGCCAGTCGAGGCGGGGCTAAAGCGCAAAGATCCCTGGCTGTGACCGTAGTTTATTTTTTACAAGCCAGATTAATATCTTTTAGCAATTAGCAAAGAACCCATTCGCCTATTGATAGA from Leptolyngbya ohadii IS1 includes the following:
- a CDS encoding class I SAM-dependent methyltransferase: MTLQSKPAWAGDDLLSHCVNLLIGTKPIYALMKQQARQVLIKTAEKNGVPWRKRYEELEASGIQQQIDRVTNAAVCYPDYYQVPFHAYEQGNLCWQAAFEAEPATHAMALRVWKDEPLTWQAAQERLRSSFHQVLAQYITDPVQDILDIGCSVGISTLALHRFYQSRQEAPVRTIGLDLSPYMLTVAQHRDTQQEIAQWIHANAEATDLPDRAFDLITLQFVTHELPGYATTAIFQEAFRLLRAGGHLAIVDNNPQSPVIQNLPPVLFTLMKSTEPWSDDYYTFNLEATMQTIGFQQIITVPSDPRHRTIVGRKP